A single window of Agromyces aureus DNA harbors:
- a CDS encoding GNAT family N-acetyltransferase: MSTEVVAEALVIRPVRDSDAEALGRVHAQCWHEDYDQLVDQATLANLSPRRMAELWAHRLGQNEDHTYFAALVDGEIVGFAGAGPARDDDAPREHELFFIHLLDSHHGHGIGQKLFDATVGDEALTLWVPSANTHAIGFYERNGFTADGASHDEPFLGESIHEIRMVR, from the coding sequence ATGAGCACCGAAGTCGTTGCCGAAGCCCTTGTGATCCGTCCGGTCCGCGATTCCGACGCCGAAGCCCTGGGGCGCGTGCACGCCCAGTGCTGGCACGAAGACTACGACCAGCTGGTCGACCAGGCCACCCTCGCGAACCTCTCGCCCCGCCGCATGGCCGAGCTGTGGGCCCACCGCCTCGGGCAGAACGAGGACCACACCTACTTCGCAGCGCTTGTCGACGGCGAGATCGTCGGCTTCGCCGGCGCCGGGCCCGCACGCGACGACGATGCTCCCCGCGAGCACGAGCTGTTCTTCATCCACCTGCTCGACTCGCACCACGGCCACGGCATCGGGCAGAAGCTCTTCGACGCCACGGTCGGCGACGAGGCCCTCACGCTGTGGGTGCCCTCGGCCAACACGCACGCGATCGGCTTCTACGAGCGCAACGGCTTCACGGCCGACGGAGCCTCGCACGACGAGCCGTTCCTCGGCGAGTCCATCCACGAGATCCGGATGGTGCGCTGA
- a CDS encoding nucleoside hydrolase, which translates to MPIPVILDVDTGVDDALALVFAARHPELELLGVSCVAGNVALDQVVENTLRVLAAAGRDDVPVAAGARRPLIEAARAATVHGADGLGGVELPPSSRTVEPEHAVEFLRRTILAAPRPVTLVALAPQTNVALLLRTHPEVVRHLERIVFMGGSASVGNATAVAEFNVWHDPEAAAIVLDAGVPTSMYGLDVFNEVGVPQELAARLETGEDPLGRVVGALLGHRVAGSADGSFEYSGLIGDAGAVCSLVDPDALGTRRLPVRVELSGYARGQTLVDQRSRPGEDLVHGDGVEWEHVEVALTVDAPRLARVFLETLGLPTA; encoded by the coding sequence ATGCCGATCCCTGTCATCCTCGACGTCGACACGGGTGTCGACGACGCCCTCGCCCTCGTCTTCGCCGCACGTCACCCCGAGCTCGAGCTGCTCGGCGTGAGCTGCGTCGCCGGCAACGTGGCGCTCGACCAGGTCGTCGAGAACACGCTCCGGGTGCTCGCCGCCGCGGGTCGTGACGACGTCCCGGTCGCGGCGGGTGCCCGTCGCCCGCTCATCGAGGCGGCCAGGGCGGCCACCGTGCACGGAGCCGACGGACTCGGCGGGGTCGAGCTCCCGCCGTCCTCGCGCACGGTCGAGCCCGAGCACGCCGTCGAGTTCCTGCGCCGCACGATCCTCGCCGCGCCGCGACCCGTGACGCTCGTCGCACTCGCGCCGCAGACCAACGTCGCCCTGCTGCTGCGCACGCACCCCGAGGTGGTGCGGCATCTGGAGCGCATCGTGTTCATGGGCGGTTCGGCGTCGGTCGGCAACGCGACCGCCGTCGCCGAGTTCAACGTCTGGCACGACCCGGAGGCGGCCGCGATCGTGCTCGACGCGGGCGTTCCGACCTCCATGTACGGGCTCGACGTCTTCAACGAGGTCGGGGTGCCGCAGGAGCTCGCCGCCCGACTCGAGACGGGTGAGGATCCGCTCGGCCGCGTCGTCGGAGCCTTGCTCGGCCATCGCGTCGCGGGCTCGGCCGACGGATCGTTCGAGTACAGCGGGCTCATCGGCGACGCCGGCGCGGTCTGCTCGCTCGTCGACCCCGACGCACTCGGCACGCGTCGGCTGCCCGTGCGGGTCGAGCTGTCGGGATACGCGAGGGGCCAGACGCTCGTCGACCAGCGCAGTCGCCCCGGCGAGGACCTCGTGCACGGCGACGGCGTCGAGTGGGAGCACGTCGAGGTCGCGCTCACGGTCGACGCGCCACGCCTCGCGCGCGTGTTCCTCGAGACGCTCGGGCTGCCGACAGCCTAG
- a CDS encoding discoidin domain-containing protein: protein MTTRRTTRAKTLAAITTAGLLGSGLGLAGSTAASAADCEALPTGSITATASSSEGPFTANLAVDGNPQTRWGSAFKDAEWLALDLGEARDICSVQISWEAAYGRGYRVHVSDDGTNWTTAASVTAGDGGSDTVEVDAHGRWLRLEGTQRGTGYGYSVFELQVLVGEGGEPPVGVIPGGGDLGPNVHVYDDQTPDSTIQAELDTAFAAQETDQFGTARSQFLFKPGSYDVHANVGFNTSISGAGRNPDDVTINGGVWADAQWFGGNATQNFWRSVENLAIVPHTGEARWAVSQAAPMRRVHVKGALNLAPSSYGWASGGFIADTKVDGAVRSYSQQQWLSRDSTFGSWEGSVWNMVFSGVEGSPAPHFPNPSHTVLDTSPVTCEKPYLYWAGDDWAVFVPGLSTNTRGTTWEGGQTPGQSIPLDEFYVAKPGDSAERINQALAQGLNLLLTPGVFHVDETIEVDRADTVVLGLGYATIVNDGGVAAMRVADVDGVKLAGVLFDAGTTHAPVLLEVGEPGASADHADDPISLHDVFLRVGGAVAGKVDDALVVHADDTIVDHIWSWRGDHGEGIGWNQNTADRGLVVTGDDVTAYGLFVEHFQQYNTVWSGERGRTVFYQSELAYDPPNQAAWTNGARQGWAGYKVADQVDQHQAWGVGVYSYNNVDPSIVTHSAIEAPAKPGIRLRNLLAVSLGGNGIISHVVNDLGEEASGTDTIPSYLAAFN from the coding sequence ATGACGACACGACGAACGACGCGCGCGAAGACCCTCGCCGCGATCACGACCGCCGGCCTGCTCGGCAGCGGGCTCGGCCTGGCCGGATCGACGGCGGCCAGCGCCGCCGACTGCGAGGCACTGCCCACGGGGAGCATCACGGCGACCGCCTCCAGCTCCGAGGGCCCGTTCACCGCGAACCTCGCGGTCGACGGCAACCCGCAGACGCGGTGGGGTTCCGCGTTCAAGGACGCCGAATGGCTCGCCCTCGACCTGGGTGAGGCGCGCGACATCTGCTCGGTGCAGATCTCGTGGGAGGCGGCCTACGGGCGCGGGTACCGGGTGCACGTCTCCGACGACGGCACGAACTGGACCACCGCCGCGAGCGTCACGGCCGGTGACGGCGGTTCCGATACGGTCGAGGTCGACGCGCACGGCCGGTGGCTCCGGCTCGAGGGCACCCAGCGCGGCACCGGATACGGGTACTCGGTCTTCGAGCTGCAGGTGCTCGTCGGCGAAGGAGGCGAACCGCCGGTGGGCGTGATTCCAGGTGGCGGCGACCTCGGCCCGAACGTGCACGTGTACGACGACCAGACGCCCGACTCGACCATCCAGGCCGAACTCGACACGGCGTTCGCCGCGCAGGAGACCGACCAGTTCGGCACGGCGAGATCGCAGTTCCTCTTCAAGCCGGGCAGCTACGACGTGCACGCGAACGTGGGCTTCAACACCTCGATCAGCGGTGCGGGTCGCAACCCTGACGACGTGACGATCAACGGCGGCGTCTGGGCCGATGCCCAGTGGTTCGGCGGCAACGCGACGCAGAACTTCTGGCGCTCCGTCGAGAACCTCGCGATCGTGCCGCACACGGGCGAGGCGAGGTGGGCGGTCTCGCAGGCGGCACCCATGCGTCGCGTGCACGTGAAGGGCGCGCTCAACCTCGCGCCCTCGAGCTACGGCTGGGCGAGCGGCGGCTTCATCGCCGACACGAAGGTCGACGGTGCGGTGCGTTCGTACTCGCAGCAGCAGTGGCTGAGCCGCGACTCGACGTTCGGATCATGGGAGGGATCGGTCTGGAACATGGTCTTCTCGGGCGTCGAGGGTTCGCCCGCGCCGCACTTCCCGAACCCGTCGCACACCGTGCTCGACACGAGCCCCGTGACCTGTGAGAAGCCGTACCTCTACTGGGCGGGCGACGACTGGGCGGTCTTCGTGCCCGGCCTCTCGACGAACACGCGCGGCACGACCTGGGAGGGCGGTCAGACGCCCGGTCAGTCGATCCCGCTCGACGAGTTCTACGTCGCGAAGCCCGGCGACTCGGCCGAGCGCATCAACCAGGCGCTCGCGCAGGGGCTCAACCTGCTGCTGACGCCAGGTGTCTTCCACGTCGACGAGACGATCGAGGTCGATCGCGCCGACACGGTCGTGCTCGGTCTCGGGTATGCGACCATCGTGAACGACGGCGGCGTCGCGGCCATGCGGGTCGCCGACGTCGACGGCGTCAAGCTCGCGGGCGTGCTCTTCGATGCCGGCACCACGCACGCGCCGGTGCTGCTCGAAGTGGGCGAGCCCGGGGCATCCGCCGATCACGCCGACGACCCGATCTCGCTGCACGACGTGTTCCTGCGCGTCGGCGGTGCGGTCGCCGGCAAGGTCGACGACGCGCTGGTCGTGCACGCCGACGACACGATCGTCGACCACATCTGGTCGTGGCGCGGAGACCACGGCGAGGGCATCGGCTGGAACCAGAACACCGCCGACCGCGGCCTCGTGGTCACCGGCGACGACGTGACCGCGTACGGCCTGTTCGTCGAGCACTTCCAGCAATACAACACCGTCTGGAGCGGTGAGCGCGGGCGCACCGTCTTCTACCAGTCGGAGCTGGCGTACGACCCGCCGAACCAGGCCGCGTGGACGAACGGTGCCAGGCAGGGCTGGGCCGGCTACAAGGTGGCCGACCAGGTCGACCAGCACCAGGCCTGGGGCGTCGGCGTCTACTCCTACAACAATGTCGATCCGAGCATCGTCACGCACAGCGCGATCGAGGCTCCGGCGAAGCCGGGGATCCGTCTCCGCAACCTCCTCGCAGTGTCGTTGGGCGGCAATGGCATCATCAGCCACGTCGTCAACGACCTCGGCGAAGAGGCCAGCGGTACCGACACGATCCCGAGTTACCTGGCCGCATTCAACTGA
- a CDS encoding DUF1996 domain-containing protein, producing the protein MSTLSTDRIRRPVPFALALSGLAAIGLVAGTLVAANAANAASATLLSKGALTSASSSESGGLGPRFAVDGDRSTRWASNPTDDQWFRIDLGASHPLERVVLDWEAAYGSAFTIEVSDDTQSWDTVAAVTDGTGGVQTLDFTGAGRYVQFVGSDRGTGYGYSLYEFQVFGDGEVVDPEDPPVFNDEVTHHEFQANCTFSHNRPDDPIVYPGQPGASHLHTFVGNRSTDAFTTTDSLLANTGSTCTVPQDHSSYWFPALYKGTQVIEPDIPMTIYYKSGIDDYKKVQPFPQGLRFVAGDMKATVDQFRTAPGAVEGWECGGISKSWDIPAYCDPGTELNIRYQAPSCWDGMHLTPQAAKEMGHGPHMAYPVNGQCPMTHPIAVPMIEFKIAWPVSGDMSDVRLASGSDQSWHYDFFNAWEPEVLDRLVEQCINGGLQCNPRGYDLYKPHRGAVLDEQYRLIPKA; encoded by the coding sequence ATGTCCACCCTTTCCACCGACCGCATCCGCAGACCGGTCCCGTTCGCGCTCGCCCTCTCGGGGCTCGCGGCGATCGGCCTCGTCGCGGGCACGCTGGTCGCCGCGAACGCGGCGAACGCCGCCTCGGCGACCCTCCTCTCGAAGGGCGCGCTGACGAGCGCGTCGAGCTCCGAGTCCGGCGGCCTCGGCCCGCGCTTCGCCGTCGACGGCGACCGCTCGACCCGATGGGCGAGCAACCCCACCGACGACCAGTGGTTCCGCATCGACCTCGGCGCGAGTCATCCGCTCGAGCGCGTCGTGCTCGACTGGGAGGCCGCCTACGGCTCGGCCTTCACGATCGAGGTCTCCGACGACACGCAGTCGTGGGACACGGTGGCCGCGGTCACCGACGGTACCGGCGGCGTGCAGACGCTCGACTTCACGGGCGCGGGCCGCTACGTGCAGTTCGTCGGCTCCGACCGCGGCACCGGATACGGCTACTCGCTGTACGAGTTCCAGGTCTTCGGCGACGGCGAGGTCGTCGACCCCGAGGACCCGCCCGTGTTCAACGACGAGGTCACGCACCATGAGTTCCAGGCGAACTGCACGTTCTCGCACAACCGCCCCGACGACCCGATCGTCTACCCGGGCCAGCCCGGTGCCTCCCACCTGCACACGTTCGTCGGCAACCGGTCGACCGACGCGTTCACGACGACCGACTCGCTGCTCGCGAACACCGGTTCGACGTGCACGGTGCCGCAGGACCACTCGTCGTACTGGTTCCCGGCGCTCTACAAGGGCACCCAGGTGATCGAGCCCGACATCCCGATGACCATCTACTACAAGTCGGGCATCGACGACTACAAGAAGGTGCAGCCGTTCCCGCAGGGGCTCCGATTCGTCGCGGGCGACATGAAGGCGACCGTCGACCAGTTCCGCACCGCGCCCGGCGCGGTCGAGGGCTGGGAGTGCGGCGGCATCTCCAAGAGCTGGGACATCCCGGCGTACTGCGACCCCGGCACCGAGCTCAACATCCGGTACCAGGCCCCGTCGTGCTGGGACGGCATGCACCTGACGCCCCAGGCCGCGAAGGAGATGGGCCACGGCCCGCACATGGCGTATCCCGTCAACGGACAGTGCCCGATGACCCACCCGATCGCGGTGCCGATGATCGAGTTCAAGATCGCGTGGCCCGTGAGCGGCGACATGTCCGACGTCCGGCTCGCGAGCGGCTCCGACCAGTCGTGGCACTACGACTTCTTCAACGCGTGGGAGCCCGAGGTGCTCGACCGGCTCGTCGAGCAGTGCATCAACGGCGGCCTCCAGTGCAACCCGCGCGGCTACGACCTCTACAAGCCGCACCGCGGTGCCGTGCTCGACGAGCAGTACCGATTGATCCCGAAGGCCTGA
- a CDS encoding discoidin domain-containing protein, whose product MTSHPPIQTRRGAPARTLALGAAIAAALVATLLASPGQAAFAAPVNLSQGKTASASSVESADYTPAKAAFDGDPGTRWASTWSDPQWIQVDLGQKSDLDRIELRWEGAYAKAYEIQVSDTGTGGWTTIHSTTTGPGGNESLNVDGQGRYVRLHGTTRANGYGYSLWEFQVFGTAGTGSTDPTDPTDPTDPTDPTDPTDPGEVDPGYPNEPGPFTTPSVVKVAGGNGNWSLQVNGKPYTVKGFTWGPSFAEADTYMPGLTGMGANTTRTWGTGADTKTLLDSAAKNGVRVVNGFWLLPGGGPGSGGCINYTTDATYKSTTKADILNWVNVYKSHPATLMWSVGNESLLGLQNCFSGAVLEAERNAYAAYVNEVAVAIKQIDPNHPVTSTDAWTGSWPYYKANTPALDLLAVNSYGDVCNIRQTWQDGDYDWPYIVTEGGAAGEWEVPDDANGVPDEPTDIEKGEALRDSWRCISEHEGVGLGATFFHYGLEGDFGGVWFNVNPGGNKRLGYYTVADMWNGSAAGGNTPPRISSMSIPGSGSIVAGQPFTFNLSVTDPDGDALKYVTFFNSKYIDGNGGVQYVEHQRSGNSITVVAPQKLGVWKAYVFVEDGKGNVGVETRSFKVVPPAVPGSNVALGKTATASSFQTWGDDYTPGQAFDGNAATRWSGEWAPTGWIQVDLGSARSFDRFQLVWEAAHAKSYDVQVSNDGSNWSTIKTVSGGDGGIDTFDAAGTARYVRLNLTERGTEWGYSLFEVGIYDLP is encoded by the coding sequence GTGACTTCCCACCCGCCGATCCAGACGAGACGTGGTGCCCCGGCGCGCACGCTCGCGCTCGGCGCCGCGATCGCCGCGGCACTCGTCGCGACGCTGCTCGCGTCGCCCGGCCAAGCCGCCTTCGCGGCGCCCGTGAACCTCTCGCAGGGCAAGACCGCGTCGGCCTCGTCGGTCGAGAGTGCCGACTACACGCCCGCCAAGGCCGCATTCGACGGCGACCCGGGCACCCGCTGGGCGAGCACGTGGAGCGACCCCCAATGGATCCAGGTCGACCTCGGGCAGAAGTCCGACCTCGACCGCATCGAGCTCCGCTGGGAGGGCGCATACGCCAAGGCCTACGAGATCCAGGTCTCCGACACCGGCACGGGCGGGTGGACCACGATCCACTCGACGACCACCGGTCCTGGCGGCAATGAATCGCTGAACGTCGACGGCCAGGGTCGGTACGTGCGCCTGCACGGCACCACGCGCGCCAACGGCTACGGGTACTCGCTCTGGGAGTTCCAGGTGTTCGGCACGGCCGGCACCGGCTCGACCGATCCCACCGATCCCACCGATCCCACCGATCCCACCGACCCGACCGACCCGACCGACCCGGGTGAGGTCGACCCCGGCTATCCGAACGAGCCCGGCCCCTTCACGACGCCGAGCGTCGTGAAGGTCGCCGGCGGCAACGGCAACTGGTCGTTGCAGGTGAATGGCAAGCCGTACACGGTCAAGGGCTTCACGTGGGGTCCCTCGTTCGCCGAGGCCGATACCTACATGCCCGGCCTGACCGGGATGGGCGCGAACACGACCCGCACCTGGGGAACCGGCGCCGACACGAAGACGCTCCTCGATTCCGCGGCCAAGAACGGCGTGCGCGTCGTCAACGGCTTCTGGCTGCTGCCCGGCGGTGGCCCAGGGTCGGGCGGATGCATCAACTACACGACCGACGCGACCTACAAGTCCACGACGAAGGCCGACATCCTGAACTGGGTGAACGTCTACAAGTCGCACCCCGCGACCCTCATGTGGAGCGTGGGCAACGAGTCGCTCCTCGGCCTGCAGAACTGCTTCTCGGGCGCCGTGCTCGAAGCCGAGCGCAACGCCTACGCGGCCTACGTCAACGAGGTCGCCGTCGCGATCAAGCAGATCGACCCGAACCACCCGGTCACCTCGACCGATGCCTGGACCGGCTCTTGGCCGTACTACAAGGCCAACACCCCGGCGCTCGACCTGCTCGCGGTGAACTCCTACGGCGACGTCTGCAACATCCGCCAGACCTGGCAGGACGGCGACTACGACTGGCCGTACATCGTGACCGAGGGCGGCGCGGCCGGTGAGTGGGAGGTTCCCGACGACGCGAACGGCGTTCCCGACGAACCCACCGACATCGAGAAGGGCGAGGCGCTCCGCGACTCCTGGCGCTGCATCTCCGAGCACGAGGGCGTCGGTCTCGGCGCGACGTTCTTCCACTACGGCCTCGAGGGCGACTTCGGTGGCGTGTGGTTCAACGTGAACCCGGGCGGCAACAAGCGGCTCGGCTACTACACGGTCGCCGACATGTGGAACGGATCCGCGGCCGGCGGCAACACGCCGCCGCGCATCAGCTCGATGTCGATCCCTGGTTCCGGCTCGATCGTGGCCGGTCAGCCGTTCACGTTCAACCTCTCGGTGACCGACCCCGACGGCGACGCCCTGAAGTACGTCACGTTCTTCAACTCGAAGTACATCGACGGCAACGGCGGGGTGCAGTACGTCGAGCACCAGCGCAGCGGCAACTCGATCACCGTGGTCGCGCCGCAGAAGCTCGGCGTCTGGAAGGCGTACGTCTTCGTCGAGGACGGCAAGGGCAACGTGGGCGTCGAGACCCGGTCGTTCAAGGTCGTGCCGCCCGCGGTGCCCGGCAGCAACGTCGCGCTCGGCAAGACCGCGACCGCGTCGAGCTTCCAGACGTGGGGCGACGACTACACGCCGGGCCAGGCGTTCGACGGCAACGCCGCGACCCGCTGGTCGGGCGAGTGGGCGCCGACCGGCTGGATCCAGGTCGACCTCGGATCGGCGAGGTCGTTCGACCGGTTCCAGCTCGTGTGGGAGGCGGCCCACGCCAAGTCCTACGACGTGCAGGTGTCGAACGACGGATCGAACTGGTCGACGATCAAGACCGTGAGCGGCGGCGACGGCGGCATCGACACGTTCGACGCCGCGGGCACCGCGCGCTACGTGCGGCTGAACCTCACCGAACGCGGCACCGAATGGGGCTACTCGCTCTTCGAGGTCGGCATCTACGACCTTCCCTGA
- a CDS encoding LacI family DNA-binding transcriptional regulator, with amino-acid sequence MDKHAELRTPTLDDVARVAGVSRATVSRAIRDTRGVADELKELVGRAIAETGYVPNRAARSLASGRTGSVLVAVSGTDAEPGAVAETDVFADPFFSRVISGVVRTLRTLDIQPVLLLVETDSDRADVLATVRQGAADGALLVSTHSDDPLPAAFAAAGLPAVTFARPASGAPVSFVDFANHDGGRLAAEHLADRGARRVALIAGPEDVPSAQDRARGFRDAMARRGQAFPPTAHGDFTVESGERAMAEILEHDPAVDGVFAANDLMALGAMHELQAQGRRIPDDVAIVGFDDSVIATIARPTLTSVRQPIEEMAAQMARILVAQVNDPGLRPSSVIFDPVLIARGSA; translated from the coding sequence GTGGACAAGCACGCCGAACTGCGCACCCCGACGCTCGATGACGTCGCCCGCGTCGCCGGCGTGTCCCGGGCGACCGTCTCACGAGCGATCCGCGACACCAGGGGCGTCGCCGACGAGCTCAAGGAGCTCGTCGGCCGGGCGATTGCCGAGACCGGCTACGTGCCCAACCGCGCGGCGCGATCCCTCGCGAGCGGACGCACCGGCAGCGTGCTCGTCGCCGTCTCCGGTACCGATGCCGAGCCGGGTGCCGTCGCCGAGACCGACGTCTTCGCCGACCCGTTCTTCAGCCGGGTCATCAGCGGCGTCGTGCGAACGCTGCGCACCCTCGACATCCAACCCGTGCTGCTGCTCGTCGAGACCGACTCCGACCGGGCCGATGTGCTCGCGACCGTTCGCCAGGGCGCGGCCGACGGCGCGCTCCTCGTCTCCACGCACTCCGACGACCCGTTGCCCGCGGCATTCGCTGCCGCCGGTCTGCCGGCCGTCACCTTCGCCCGCCCCGCGAGCGGCGCACCGGTCAGCTTCGTCGACTTCGCCAACCACGACGGGGGCCGGCTCGCCGCAGAGCACCTCGCCGATCGGGGCGCCCGACGCGTCGCGCTCATCGCCGGCCCCGAAGACGTGCCGAGCGCGCAGGACCGCGCGCGCGGATTCCGCGACGCGATGGCCCGACGCGGGCAGGCGTTCCCGCCCACCGCGCACGGCGACTTCACCGTCGAGAGCGGCGAGCGCGCCATGGCCGAGATCCTCGAGCACGATCCCGCCGTCGACGGCGTCTTCGCGGCGAACGACCTCATGGCGCTCGGCGCGATGCACGAACTCCAGGCCCAGGGCCGTCGCATCCCCGACGACGTCGCGATCGTCGGCTTCGACGACTCCGTCATCGCGACGATCGCACGCCCCACCCTCACGAGCGTTCGGCAGCCGATCGAGGAGATGGCGGCGCAGATGGCACGCATCCTCGTCGCCCAGGTCAACGACCCCGGCCTTCGGCCGTCATCCGTGATCTTCGACCCCGTGCTCATCGCGCGCGGCAGCGCCTGA
- a CDS encoding nitroreductase/quinone reductase family protein → MSNEDARPGEHAMPDGGTSPASPASPTTSTAAQVAAPATAATSRPPRIPPRWFIRTAWVVHRGIYRATRGRKGLWPATAARWGAMRLTTTGRRSGLERSVIVAYLEDGPNLVTLAMNGWAEPDPAWWLNLRADPDAAVVLPTGRREVRARAASGAERTRLWAAWQTHGDDVEALAARRHRETAVVVLEPR, encoded by the coding sequence ATGAGCAATGAAGACGCACGACCAGGCGAGCACGCGATGCCCGACGGAGGAACATCACCCGCGTCACCCGCGTCACCCACGACGTCCACGGCCGCGCAGGTCGCCGCGCCCGCGACCGCCGCGACCTCGCGACCGCCGCGGATCCCGCCGCGCTGGTTCATCAGGACCGCCTGGGTCGTGCACCGCGGAATCTACCGCGCGACCCGCGGGCGCAAGGGCCTCTGGCCCGCGACCGCCGCGCGCTGGGGTGCGATGCGCCTGACGACCACGGGTCGCCGATCGGGCCTCGAGCGCTCCGTCATCGTCGCGTACCTCGAAGACGGACCGAACCTCGTGACCCTCGCGATGAACGGCTGGGCCGAGCCCGACCCCGCGTGGTGGCTGAACCTGCGCGCGGACCCCGACGCCGCGGTCGTGCTGCCCACGGGCCGTCGCGAGGTCCGGGCGCGGGCTGCGTCCGGCGCGGAGCGCACCCGGCTGTGGGCCGCGTGGCAGACCCATGGCGACGACGTCGAGGCGTTGGCAGCCAGGCGGCACCGCGAGACGGCGGTCGTGGTGCTCGAACCGCGCTGA
- a CDS encoding NUDIX hydrolase family protein: MSVRTPDPDWNGDDEPVGAPTPNTNPGWLSDLELAEIRGRLPLLYVEAVPVRVDGLGQVTEVGVLLRANAVGEMTRTLVSGRVMYGETVRDALFRHLEKDLGPMAFPLLPASPVPFTVAEYFPLPGISPFSDDRQHAVSLVFVVPVTGTCEPRQDALEVTWMAPGDAASDAVGDEFEGGRGLLVRQALASVGALR, from the coding sequence ATGAGCGTGCGCACCCCCGACCCCGACTGGAACGGCGACGACGAGCCCGTGGGCGCGCCGACCCCCAATACGAACCCCGGGTGGCTGAGCGACCTCGAGCTCGCCGAGATCCGCGGGCGACTGCCGCTGCTCTACGTCGAGGCCGTGCCGGTGCGCGTCGACGGCCTCGGCCAGGTCACCGAGGTGGGCGTGCTGCTCCGCGCCAACGCGGTCGGCGAGATGACCCGAACGCTCGTCTCGGGCCGGGTCATGTACGGCGAGACCGTGCGCGACGCACTGTTCCGCCACCTCGAGAAGGACCTCGGTCCCATGGCGTTCCCACTGCTGCCGGCGAGCCCCGTGCCGTTCACCGTCGCCGAGTACTTCCCCCTGCCCGGCATCTCGCCCTTCAGCGACGACCGCCAGCACGCGGTCTCGCTCGTCTTCGTGGTGCCCGTGACGGGCACCTGCGAGCCGCGCCAGGACGCGCTCGAGGTCACCTGGATGGCGCCGGGCGACGCGGCCTCCGACGCCGTGGGCGACGAGTTCGAGGGCGGTCGCGGGCTGCTCGTGCGTCAGGCCCTGGCCTCGGTGGGCGCGCTGCGCTGA
- a CDS encoding alpha/beta hydrolase, whose translation MTSVQIDDDAVIWSASAADREGRPLLVLLHGFNSNEGDLFGLSPYLPLEPVIASLRAPLPAGPGFAWFPLLAQGAEMAIEGADAAVDAILAWLDRAAPDVSSVGLLGFSQGGAISLELLRRAPERFAYVVNLAGFVLPGERQGDGDERLAELRPPVFWGRGTADPVIPEASIERTRSWLPVRSTLDERIYEGLGHSVSERELADVAAFVRAQVAA comes from the coding sequence ATGACGAGTGTGCAGATCGACGATGACGCGGTGATCTGGTCGGCTTCGGCCGCCGATCGGGAGGGCCGGCCGTTGCTCGTGCTCCTGCACGGGTTCAACTCGAACGAGGGCGATCTGTTCGGTCTCTCGCCGTACCTTCCGCTCGAGCCCGTCATCGCGTCGCTCCGGGCGCCGCTGCCCGCCGGGCCGGGGTTCGCGTGGTTCCCGCTGCTCGCGCAGGGCGCCGAGATGGCGATCGAGGGGGCGGATGCCGCGGTCGACGCGATCCTGGCCTGGCTCGACCGTGCAGCGCCCGACGTGAGCTCCGTCGGCCTGCTCGGCTTCTCGCAGGGCGGCGCGATCTCGCTCGAACTGCTGCGGCGAGCGCCCGAGCGCTTCGCGTACGTGGTGAACCTGGCCGGATTCGTGCTGCCCGGCGAACGCCAGGGCGACGGCGACGAGCGCCTCGCCGAGCTGCGCCCGCCGGTGTTCTGGGGGCGCGGCACGGCCGACCCCGTGATTCCCGAGGCCTCGATCGAGCGCACGCGCAGCTGGCTGCCGGTGCGTTCGACGCTCGACGAACGCATCTACGAGGGGCTCGGGCACTCCGTCTCGGAGCGGGAGCTCGCGGATGTCGCGGCCTTCGTCCGTGCGCAGGTGGCGGCCTGA
- a CDS encoding DUF5997 family protein translates to MKPETAAKKLGILLDATPEEFREGTITRDEVTKLQADPPEWLETLRRDGPHPRTVVASKLGISNSGLARSGVTESLTSAEIKALLEAPPQWLVQERATQAAVRAEKIRVAERDKERAARWAAEGRTSGGGGAGSGV, encoded by the coding sequence ATGAAACCCGAGACCGCCGCCAAGAAGCTCGGGATCCTCCTCGACGCGACCCCCGAGGAGTTCCGCGAGGGCACGATCACGCGCGACGAGGTCACGAAGCTCCAGGCCGACCCGCCCGAGTGGCTCGAGACCCTCCGCCGCGATGGCCCGCACCCGCGCACCGTCGTGGCCTCCAAGCTCGGCATCTCGAACTCCGGCCTCGCGCGCAGCGGCGTCACCGAATCCCTGACCAGCGCCGAGATCAAGGCCCTGCTCGAGGCGCCGCCGCAGTGGCTCGTGCAGGAGCGCGCGACGCAGGCGGCCGTGCGTGCCGAGAAGATCCGCGTCGCCGAGCGTGACAAGGAGCGCGCCGCGCGCTGGGCCGCCGAGGGTCGCACCTCGGGCGGCGGCGGAGCCGGCTCCGGCGTCTGA